From Anopheles arabiensis isolate DONGOLA chromosome 3, AaraD3, whole genome shotgun sequence, a single genomic window includes:
- the LOC120904800 gene encoding multidrug resistance-associated protein 1-like isoform X1, producing MVEPVSLPLVDHLVVYGFQYLLVCLFFLSELSYVKQDVPVQTSRRTVHSIFSAFLVLVTLAGVVVAAFRLVDDSVAVWRDGIEAISLVGILFLQIYSIRRNVDHIYLFTFWTLRTLALSMDVAFDRTEWYDFMHLMLAFAWLCACGIRSYSGGGHDSSTGSNTPRKPNFIRGLFFSWMDSTYREAHRGSVAFYQGTLFQGTLPEDRRCEQLLELYEKANARRGYTAVDDGSGRMESELCRFTIGKLLSPFRGEIILAGLNRFVLISLFFLCPYLLRLLLEENQPRMYQKWIVTALFDASTIIAILNTHYQHTTQDIGLRIRSILMGAIYRSILHDGITSNASSDTLTSDTALFVPFIQNLHMMWSAPLIILITFVALWVGVLGPIGTVGLAIIVAVIAITRKLAKKIAAQEKHITAHSNDRVRLTTASIEQMQQIKSDLMEPFFEQRIGEHRRAELTHMCTYILYDALKYLLSIATPMIVACGTFLFMYVVGSGALLTVQSMFVAIALFGLTRYPLSELPNLMTNWGTINVKLQVINEVVCSGKQRKSSGKMPQNGSSTGGAGRGSFEKMQEVVHTFVDQLEDSIADTSRAEVLRIERAKFSTEKNTILRGINLTLREGTFIGVSGTHGSGKTSLLRAMIGRLQRTGGTSTIAWNRVAYCPQTPWIHSGTIRSNILFGQEYEKSRYEEVLRACCLEEDLKTFPDYDERVVSEGGHSLSGGQARRVSLARAVYRHADVYLLDDPLRSLDPNVARKVFEGVFHRQHGLLAGCTCVFISHDPEHLSIADKVLVMAGGTIEKVLKPAEVSVELLGQLNGAEDEPEQEEKAPKADQQNKKRARKAQPKGTDHGEGNVSLGLYVTFARMLKRRYCVGALCFESTVTALDIVIITLLAQWAASDKQTSGALLHTTWILCVWVLLIFLKTAIIHWAGLSLSKRVHSQMLATILRQPMEFFDLNDSGVIVNRFSNDLKVVDKTIITSVRSVLSASFSVLGTLMLFVYKLHSKLLLFVLAFTAALMLVCGLKRLLSYHLQVARTLKRFEASSRSPIILQYNETIQGIDTIKAYEAEDRLLRQFFERVDTHQNYIYHNRFANRWIGIRLEFIGAIVIYYVALLTVSNQSMVGFAFVGIIVSYVLRLIPSLNSLLLALGALEENIISFERVAQYLDLQRETNDDTGVDYPTSGMDKHPVLGPIIYRDFSLTHADGSTVLHNVTLTIAAGEKLGIVGRTGSGKSSFIGTLFRFYPKHTTGYISIAHVELGRISLQKLRGELTLVPQSTSLFSGVVQNFIDPRNGHTDEELIRCLRECGLGNVHLATPLENLSVGQCQLLCLVRGFLRKKPIIILDEATSALDEATEDLILKVLDKQFHGRTVLMIAHHLNTLRNCHRVLWLQEGRVRKIAPLQDYTVEERAELGFRD from the exons ATGGTGGAACCAGTCTCGTTACCCTTG GTGGACCATCTCGTTGTGTACGGGTTTCAGTATCTGCTGGTGTGTTTGTTCTTTCTGTCCGAGCTGTCGTACGTGAAGCAGGATGTGCCGGTGCAAACATCTAGACGCACGGTGCATAGCATTTTCTCCGCGTTTTTAGTGCTTGTCACGCTGGCGGGTGTTGTGGTGGCCGCCTTCCGACTTGTGGATGACTCTGTTGCCGTCTGGCGGGATGGAATAGAGGCCATCTCCTTG GTGGGCATTCTCTTTCTACAGATTTACTCCATCCGACGCAATGTGGATCACATCTATCTGTTTACCTTCTGGACGCTGCGAACGCTTGCCCTCTCGATGGACGTTGCGTTCGACCGCACAGAGTGGTACGATTTTATGCATCTCATGCTAGCGTTCGCTTGGCTCTGTGCGTGCGGGATTCGATCGTACAGCGGTGGAGGGCATGATTCCAGCACCGGTTCCAACACTCCCCGCAAGCCAAACTTCATCCGTGGGCTCTTTTTCTCCTGGATGGACAGCACGTACCGGGAAGCACATCGTGGAAGTGTGGCCTTCTACCAGGGCACACTCTTCCAGGGAACGCTGCCGGAAGATCGGAGATGTGAGCAGCTGCTTGAGCTGTACGAGAAAGCAAATGCACGGCGTGGCTATACCGCCGTGGACGATGGCAGTGGACGGATGGAGAGTGAGCTTTGTCGGTTTACCATTGGGAAGCTATTGAGCCCTTTCCGCGGTGAGATCATACTGGCCGGATTGAATCGGTTCGTGCTGATCTCATTGTTCTTTCTCTGCCCTTACCTGCTGAG ATTACTACTCGAGGAGAACCAGCCCCGGATGTACCAGAAGTGGATCGTTACGGCACTGTTTGATGCATCGACGATTATCGCTATCCTCAACACGCACTACCAGCACACCACCCAAGACATCGGTCTGCGCATTCGCTCCATCCTGATGGGAGCGATCTATCGGAGCATCCTGCACGACGGCATCACCTCCAACGCGTCCAGCGATACACTAACCAGTGATACGGCACTGTTCGTTCCCTTCATCCAAAATCTACACATGATGTGGTCGGCACCGTTGATCATCCTCATAACCTTCGTGGCGCTGTGGGTAGGCGTCCTCGGACCAATCGGAACCGTAGGCCTCGCGATAATAGTAGCCGTGATCGCGATCACCCGTAAATTGGCGAAAAAGATCGCAGCACAGGAGAAACACATCACGGCACACAGTAACGATCGCGTCCGACTCACAACCGCTTCGATCGAGCAGATGCAACAGATCAAGTCGGACTTGATGGAACCGTTTTTTGAGCAGCGTATTGGCGAGCATCGACGGGCGGAGTTGACCCATATGTGCACCTACATCTTGTACGATGCGCTAAAGTATCTGCTAAGCATTGCCACACCGATGATCGTGGCTTGCGGTACGTTTCTGTTCATGTACGTGGTGGGTAGTGGCGCTTTGCTGACCGTACAGTCGATGTTTGTGGCAATCGCTCTGTTCGGTCTTACGCGCTACCCGCTGTCGGAGCTGCCGAACCTGATGACCAACTGGGGCACGATCAATGTGAAGCTACAGGTCATCAACGAGGTAGTGTGCAGTGGCAAACAGAGGAAATCGAGTGGAAAGATGCCACAAAATGGCAGTTCAACTGGTGGAGCTGGTAGAGGGAGCTTTGAGAAGATGCAGGAAGTGGTGCACACGTTCGTCGATCAGCTAGAAGACTCCATTGCGGACACGTCAAGAGCTGAAGTGCTGAGAATAGAGCGTGCAAAGTTTTCCACGGAAAAGAATACAATCCTACGGGGTATTAACTTAACGCTGCGGGAGGGTACCTTTATCGGAGTTAGTGGAACGCACGGTTCTGGGAAAACCTCTCTGCTGCGTGCGATGATTGGAAGACTACAACGGACGGGAGGCACCAGTACGATCGCGTGGAATCGTGTCGCTTACTGTCCTCAGACACCATGGATACACAGTGGGACCATTCGGAGCAACATCCTGTTTGGGCAGGAGTATGAAAAGTCCCGCTATGAGGAGGTGCTCCGTGCTTGCTGTCTGGAGGAGGATCTGAAGACATTCCCAGATTACGACGAGCGTGTTGTGAGTGAAGGAGGACATTCACTGTCCGGTGGTCAGGCACGACGAGTCTCGCTGGCACGTGCCGTTTATCGACATGCGGATGTGTATCTGCTCGATGATCCACTACGTTCACTCGATCCGAATGTAGCCCGCAAGGTGTTTGAGGGTGTGTTTCATCGTCAGCACGGGTTGCTTGCAGGatgcacgtgtgtgtttatatcGCACGATCCGGAACATCTCTCGATTGCTGATAAAGTGCTGGTGATGGCTGGTGGTACGATTGAAAAGGTACTAAAGCCAGCCGAAGTAAGTGTGGAGCTGCTTGGTCAACTCAACGGAGCAGAAGACGAACCAGAGCAGGAAGAGAAAGCCCCAAAAGCAGAccagcagaacaaaaaacgcgCCAGAAAAGCTCAACCAAAAGGCACTGACCACGGAGAGGGTAATGTTTCGCTCGGGCTTTACGTTACCTTCGCACGGATGCTCAAGCGGCGTTACTGTGTCGGAGCGTTATGTTTCGAGTCTACGGTTACAGCGCTCGATATCGTCATCATCACACTGCTTGCTCAGTGGGCTGCGAGTGACAAACAGACGAGTGGAGCCCTGCTCCACACTACATGGATTTTGTGTGTCTGGGTACTGCTAATATTCCTCAAAACAGCAATCATTCACTGGGCCGGTTTAAGCCTATCGAAACGCGTCCACTCCCAAATGTTGGCCACCATCCTCCGTCAACCGATGGAGTTTTTCGATCTTAATGATTCCGGCGTGATCGTTAATCGCTTCTCGAACGATCTGAAAGTGGTCGATAAAACGATCATCACAAGCGTTCGTTCGGTGCTGAGCGCCTCGTTCAGTGTGCTCGGCACGCTGATGCTGTTCGTGTACAAGCTGCACAGCAAGCTGCTGCTCTTTGTGCTCGCGTTCACAGCGGCCCTCATGTTAGTGTGCGGTCTGAAGCGGTTGCTAAGCTACCATCTACAGGTAGCGCGAACGTTGAAGCGCTTCGAGGCAAGCTCACGCTCACCGATCATTCTGCAGTACAATGAAACGATCCAGGGCATTGACACGATCAAAGCGTACGAGGCGGAGGATCGCTTGTTGCGCCAGTTCTTTGAGAGGGTGGACACGCACCAGAACTACATTTACCACAACCGGTTCGCAAACAGGTGGATCGGTATACGGTTGGAGTTTATCGGAGCGATTGTGATTTACTACGTCGCTCTGCTCACCGTCAGCAATCAATCGATGGTTGGGTTTGCGTTTGTGGGCATCATTGTTAGCTATGTGTTGCGGTTGATTCCTTCGCTGAACTCACTGCTGCTAGCGTTAGGTGCGCTGGAGGAAAACATAATCTCGTTCGAGCGAGTCGCACAATATTTGGACCTGCAGCGCGAAACAAACGATGACACGGGTGTAGATTATCCAACGAGCGGAATGGACAAGCACCCCGTCCTCGGACCAATCATCTACCGGGACTTTTCGCTAACGCACGCTGACGGATCGACGGTTCTGCACAATGTAACGCTTACGATAGCGGCTGGGGAAAAGCTGGGCATTGTAGGTCGTACCGGGTCAGGGAAATCCAGCTTCATTGGGACACTGTTCCGGTTCTATCCCAAGCACACTACGGGATATATTTCTATCGCACACGTTGAGCTGGGGCGCATATCACTCCAAAAGCTGCGCGGTGAGCTAACACTTGTTCCCCAAAGTACGAGCCTGTTTTCGGGCGTGGTGCAAAACTTTATCGATCCACGGAACGGACACACGGACGAGGAGCTCATTCGTTGTTTGCGTGAGTGTGGGCTGGGTAACGTCCACTTGGCGACACCGCTCGAGAACCTTTCCGTTGGCCAGTGCCAGCTGTTGTGTCTGGTGCGTGGATTTCTGAGGAAGAAACCGATCATCATACTGGACGAAGCGACCTCGGCGCTGGATGAAGCGACGGAAGATCTAATACTGAAGGTGTTGGATAAACAGTTTCACGGTCGCACTGTGCTGATGATTGCACATCACCTGAACACCTTGCGAAACTGTCATCGCGTACTGTGGTTGCAGGAGGGACGGGTGCGTAAGATTGCGCCGCTGCAGGATTATACGGTGGAGGAGCGGGCTGAGCTTGGGTTTCGAGATTAG
- the LOC120904800 gene encoding multidrug resistance-associated protein 1-like isoform X2 translates to MVEPVSLPLVDHLVVYGFQYLLVCLFFLSELSYVKQDVPVQTSRRTVHSIFSAFLVLVTLAGVVVAAFRLVDDSVAVWRDGIEAISLIYSIRRNVDHIYLFTFWTLRTLALSMDVAFDRTEWYDFMHLMLAFAWLCACGIRSYSGGGHDSSTGSNTPRKPNFIRGLFFSWMDSTYREAHRGSVAFYQGTLFQGTLPEDRRCEQLLELYEKANARRGYTAVDDGSGRMESELCRFTIGKLLSPFRGEIILAGLNRFVLISLFFLCPYLLRLLLEENQPRMYQKWIVTALFDASTIIAILNTHYQHTTQDIGLRIRSILMGAIYRSILHDGITSNASSDTLTSDTALFVPFIQNLHMMWSAPLIILITFVALWVGVLGPIGTVGLAIIVAVIAITRKLAKKIAAQEKHITAHSNDRVRLTTASIEQMQQIKSDLMEPFFEQRIGEHRRAELTHMCTYILYDALKYLLSIATPMIVACGTFLFMYVVGSGALLTVQSMFVAIALFGLTRYPLSELPNLMTNWGTINVKLQVINEVVCSGKQRKSSGKMPQNGSSTGGAGRGSFEKMQEVVHTFVDQLEDSIADTSRAEVLRIERAKFSTEKNTILRGINLTLREGTFIGVSGTHGSGKTSLLRAMIGRLQRTGGTSTIAWNRVAYCPQTPWIHSGTIRSNILFGQEYEKSRYEEVLRACCLEEDLKTFPDYDERVVSEGGHSLSGGQARRVSLARAVYRHADVYLLDDPLRSLDPNVARKVFEGVFHRQHGLLAGCTCVFISHDPEHLSIADKVLVMAGGTIEKVLKPAEVSVELLGQLNGAEDEPEQEEKAPKADQQNKKRARKAQPKGTDHGEGNVSLGLYVTFARMLKRRYCVGALCFESTVTALDIVIITLLAQWAASDKQTSGALLHTTWILCVWVLLIFLKTAIIHWAGLSLSKRVHSQMLATILRQPMEFFDLNDSGVIVNRFSNDLKVVDKTIITSVRSVLSASFSVLGTLMLFVYKLHSKLLLFVLAFTAALMLVCGLKRLLSYHLQVARTLKRFEASSRSPIILQYNETIQGIDTIKAYEAEDRLLRQFFERVDTHQNYIYHNRFANRWIGIRLEFIGAIVIYYVALLTVSNQSMVGFAFVGIIVSYVLRLIPSLNSLLLALGALEENIISFERVAQYLDLQRETNDDTGVDYPTSGMDKHPVLGPIIYRDFSLTHADGSTVLHNVTLTIAAGEKLGIVGRTGSGKSSFIGTLFRFYPKHTTGYISIAHVELGRISLQKLRGELTLVPQSTSLFSGVVQNFIDPRNGHTDEELIRCLRECGLGNVHLATPLENLSVGQCQLLCLVRGFLRKKPIIILDEATSALDEATEDLILKVLDKQFHGRTVLMIAHHLNTLRNCHRVLWLQEGRVRKIAPLQDYTVEERAELGFRD, encoded by the exons ATGGTGGAACCAGTCTCGTTACCCTTG GTGGACCATCTCGTTGTGTACGGGTTTCAGTATCTGCTGGTGTGTTTGTTCTTTCTGTCCGAGCTGTCGTACGTGAAGCAGGATGTGCCGGTGCAAACATCTAGACGCACGGTGCATAGCATTTTCTCCGCGTTTTTAGTGCTTGTCACGCTGGCGGGTGTTGTGGTGGCCGCCTTCCGACTTGTGGATGACTCTGTTGCCGTCTGGCGGGATGGAATAGAGGCCATCTCCTTG ATTTACTCCATCCGACGCAATGTGGATCACATCTATCTGTTTACCTTCTGGACGCTGCGAACGCTTGCCCTCTCGATGGACGTTGCGTTCGACCGCACAGAGTGGTACGATTTTATGCATCTCATGCTAGCGTTCGCTTGGCTCTGTGCGTGCGGGATTCGATCGTACAGCGGTGGAGGGCATGATTCCAGCACCGGTTCCAACACTCCCCGCAAGCCAAACTTCATCCGTGGGCTCTTTTTCTCCTGGATGGACAGCACGTACCGGGAAGCACATCGTGGAAGTGTGGCCTTCTACCAGGGCACACTCTTCCAGGGAACGCTGCCGGAAGATCGGAGATGTGAGCAGCTGCTTGAGCTGTACGAGAAAGCAAATGCACGGCGTGGCTATACCGCCGTGGACGATGGCAGTGGACGGATGGAGAGTGAGCTTTGTCGGTTTACCATTGGGAAGCTATTGAGCCCTTTCCGCGGTGAGATCATACTGGCCGGATTGAATCGGTTCGTGCTGATCTCATTGTTCTTTCTCTGCCCTTACCTGCTGAG ATTACTACTCGAGGAGAACCAGCCCCGGATGTACCAGAAGTGGATCGTTACGGCACTGTTTGATGCATCGACGATTATCGCTATCCTCAACACGCACTACCAGCACACCACCCAAGACATCGGTCTGCGCATTCGCTCCATCCTGATGGGAGCGATCTATCGGAGCATCCTGCACGACGGCATCACCTCCAACGCGTCCAGCGATACACTAACCAGTGATACGGCACTGTTCGTTCCCTTCATCCAAAATCTACACATGATGTGGTCGGCACCGTTGATCATCCTCATAACCTTCGTGGCGCTGTGGGTAGGCGTCCTCGGACCAATCGGAACCGTAGGCCTCGCGATAATAGTAGCCGTGATCGCGATCACCCGTAAATTGGCGAAAAAGATCGCAGCACAGGAGAAACACATCACGGCACACAGTAACGATCGCGTCCGACTCACAACCGCTTCGATCGAGCAGATGCAACAGATCAAGTCGGACTTGATGGAACCGTTTTTTGAGCAGCGTATTGGCGAGCATCGACGGGCGGAGTTGACCCATATGTGCACCTACATCTTGTACGATGCGCTAAAGTATCTGCTAAGCATTGCCACACCGATGATCGTGGCTTGCGGTACGTTTCTGTTCATGTACGTGGTGGGTAGTGGCGCTTTGCTGACCGTACAGTCGATGTTTGTGGCAATCGCTCTGTTCGGTCTTACGCGCTACCCGCTGTCGGAGCTGCCGAACCTGATGACCAACTGGGGCACGATCAATGTGAAGCTACAGGTCATCAACGAGGTAGTGTGCAGTGGCAAACAGAGGAAATCGAGTGGAAAGATGCCACAAAATGGCAGTTCAACTGGTGGAGCTGGTAGAGGGAGCTTTGAGAAGATGCAGGAAGTGGTGCACACGTTCGTCGATCAGCTAGAAGACTCCATTGCGGACACGTCAAGAGCTGAAGTGCTGAGAATAGAGCGTGCAAAGTTTTCCACGGAAAAGAATACAATCCTACGGGGTATTAACTTAACGCTGCGGGAGGGTACCTTTATCGGAGTTAGTGGAACGCACGGTTCTGGGAAAACCTCTCTGCTGCGTGCGATGATTGGAAGACTACAACGGACGGGAGGCACCAGTACGATCGCGTGGAATCGTGTCGCTTACTGTCCTCAGACACCATGGATACACAGTGGGACCATTCGGAGCAACATCCTGTTTGGGCAGGAGTATGAAAAGTCCCGCTATGAGGAGGTGCTCCGTGCTTGCTGTCTGGAGGAGGATCTGAAGACATTCCCAGATTACGACGAGCGTGTTGTGAGTGAAGGAGGACATTCACTGTCCGGTGGTCAGGCACGACGAGTCTCGCTGGCACGTGCCGTTTATCGACATGCGGATGTGTATCTGCTCGATGATCCACTACGTTCACTCGATCCGAATGTAGCCCGCAAGGTGTTTGAGGGTGTGTTTCATCGTCAGCACGGGTTGCTTGCAGGatgcacgtgtgtgtttatatcGCACGATCCGGAACATCTCTCGATTGCTGATAAAGTGCTGGTGATGGCTGGTGGTACGATTGAAAAGGTACTAAAGCCAGCCGAAGTAAGTGTGGAGCTGCTTGGTCAACTCAACGGAGCAGAAGACGAACCAGAGCAGGAAGAGAAAGCCCCAAAAGCAGAccagcagaacaaaaaacgcgCCAGAAAAGCTCAACCAAAAGGCACTGACCACGGAGAGGGTAATGTTTCGCTCGGGCTTTACGTTACCTTCGCACGGATGCTCAAGCGGCGTTACTGTGTCGGAGCGTTATGTTTCGAGTCTACGGTTACAGCGCTCGATATCGTCATCATCACACTGCTTGCTCAGTGGGCTGCGAGTGACAAACAGACGAGTGGAGCCCTGCTCCACACTACATGGATTTTGTGTGTCTGGGTACTGCTAATATTCCTCAAAACAGCAATCATTCACTGGGCCGGTTTAAGCCTATCGAAACGCGTCCACTCCCAAATGTTGGCCACCATCCTCCGTCAACCGATGGAGTTTTTCGATCTTAATGATTCCGGCGTGATCGTTAATCGCTTCTCGAACGATCTGAAAGTGGTCGATAAAACGATCATCACAAGCGTTCGTTCGGTGCTGAGCGCCTCGTTCAGTGTGCTCGGCACGCTGATGCTGTTCGTGTACAAGCTGCACAGCAAGCTGCTGCTCTTTGTGCTCGCGTTCACAGCGGCCCTCATGTTAGTGTGCGGTCTGAAGCGGTTGCTAAGCTACCATCTACAGGTAGCGCGAACGTTGAAGCGCTTCGAGGCAAGCTCACGCTCACCGATCATTCTGCAGTACAATGAAACGATCCAGGGCATTGACACGATCAAAGCGTACGAGGCGGAGGATCGCTTGTTGCGCCAGTTCTTTGAGAGGGTGGACACGCACCAGAACTACATTTACCACAACCGGTTCGCAAACAGGTGGATCGGTATACGGTTGGAGTTTATCGGAGCGATTGTGATTTACTACGTCGCTCTGCTCACCGTCAGCAATCAATCGATGGTTGGGTTTGCGTTTGTGGGCATCATTGTTAGCTATGTGTTGCGGTTGATTCCTTCGCTGAACTCACTGCTGCTAGCGTTAGGTGCGCTGGAGGAAAACATAATCTCGTTCGAGCGAGTCGCACAATATTTGGACCTGCAGCGCGAAACAAACGATGACACGGGTGTAGATTATCCAACGAGCGGAATGGACAAGCACCCCGTCCTCGGACCAATCATCTACCGGGACTTTTCGCTAACGCACGCTGACGGATCGACGGTTCTGCACAATGTAACGCTTACGATAGCGGCTGGGGAAAAGCTGGGCATTGTAGGTCGTACCGGGTCAGGGAAATCCAGCTTCATTGGGACACTGTTCCGGTTCTATCCCAAGCACACTACGGGATATATTTCTATCGCACACGTTGAGCTGGGGCGCATATCACTCCAAAAGCTGCGCGGTGAGCTAACACTTGTTCCCCAAAGTACGAGCCTGTTTTCGGGCGTGGTGCAAAACTTTATCGATCCACGGAACGGACACACGGACGAGGAGCTCATTCGTTGTTTGCGTGAGTGTGGGCTGGGTAACGTCCACTTGGCGACACCGCTCGAGAACCTTTCCGTTGGCCAGTGCCAGCTGTTGTGTCTGGTGCGTGGATTTCTGAGGAAGAAACCGATCATCATACTGGACGAAGCGACCTCGGCGCTGGATGAAGCGACGGAAGATCTAATACTGAAGGTGTTGGATAAACAGTTTCACGGTCGCACTGTGCTGATGATTGCACATCACCTGAACACCTTGCGAAACTGTCATCGCGTACTGTGGTTGCAGGAGGGACGGGTGCGTAAGATTGCGCCGCTGCAGGATTATACGGTGGAGGAGCGGGCTGAGCTTGGGTTTCGAGATTAG